The following DNA comes from Peribacillus sp. FSL E2-0218.
GTATTCATTGTGACTGATAGGTCAAAATTATATAGGTGAAATGACCAATTAGTCAATGGTTTTTTTTCGCTAAAAAAATCAAGATTTTCTCCATATCCCCTTAGTAATTCGGTTGGAAATCGCTAAATTCTTCCTAGTGGATATTCCGGCGTGTTTCCATATAGCAAATCCGATATAATAAGAAGGAATATAGATGGATCTGGATAGGAAGTGTAAGATATGAATGAAAAAATCGGTTTTATCGGCTGCGGTAAAATGGGGGAGGCCATGCTGGAGGGCATGTTGCTTGCTGAGGTGGTTTCGCCCGATCGAATCATGGTAAGTACTGCAAGCTTGGAATCCATGACGAAGATCACCACGAAACATAAGGTTAAAGGCACCATCGATAATGAAGAAGTTGCCGCGTTTGCCGACATTCTCTTTCTTGGGATTCAACCTGCCATGCATAAGCAAGTGCTTGAACAGGTGAAGGGTCATGTAAAAGGAAGCACCGTGATCATTACGATGGCGGCAGGAATCAATATTTCTCTAATAGAAAACAGCTTTGAAGGGAAAGTGAAGGTCGTAAGGACGATGCCAAACACTCCTTCCCTTGTGGGTGAGGGCTTGACAGCCATAAGCATTAACGATGAAATCACGGATGATGATATCGCAAATGTAACGGCACTGCTCAATAGCTTTGGAAAAACGGAGATCCTTCATGAGAATTTGATGGATGCAGTACCGGCCATAAGTGGATCGTCTCCAGCATATGTATACATGTTCATCGAAGCGCTGGCTGATGGCGGGGTTCGAGATGGCATTCCGCGAAAACAAGCATACCGTATGGCAGCACAAGCTGTAATGGGGGCTGCTAAAATGGTTCTTGAAACGGAAAGGCATCCAGCCGCTTTAAAGGATGATGTTTGCACTCCAGGTGGTTCAACGATAGCAGCAGTGGCTGCTTTGGAAGAGGCACAGCTTAGATCGGGCATTTTACAAGCAATGAAGGCATGTACGGATAAAGCGAAAGGGATTGGCAAATAAGAGAGTGACGATTGCCCCCAATGGGCAATCTCCTTTTGGTTATCGTTTTCAGAATGTTTTGTCAAAAAAGGAGGGTGCAGGATGAATCAGTACATAGAGGACTTAAGGAATATATTGACGGATGAGCAAGTAACGGTGAATGAAACGTTATTGGAACAGCATAGTCATGATGAATCGTACCATACACCGCATTTACCTGATGCGGTTATCTATCCAAAGGATACGGCAGAAGTACGTGCAGTCATGAGGTATGCGAATGACCACGATATTCCTGTGATTCCGTTCGGGTTAGGATCAAGCTTGGAGGGGCATGTCGTTCCGGTTAAAGGAGGGATTTCCCTTGATATGACCTTAATGAATCAAGTTTTGGAGATCAGGGAAAATGATTTTCTCGTTAAGGTGCAGCCGGGCGTGACAAGGACACACCTCAATAAAGAGTTGAAAAAGTATGGACTGTTCTTTTCCGTCGACCCCGGCGCCGATGCGACGCTGGGCGGAATGGCCGCCACGAATGCAAGTGGGACGACCTCGGTTAAATATGGGATAATGCGTGATCAAGTCAGGGATCTGGAAGTCGTACTGGCAAACGGTGAAGTGATCCACACGGGCAGCTTAGCGACAAAATCTTCATCAGGCATTCATTTGAATGGCCTGTTTGTAGGATCGGAAGGTACATTAGGTGTTTTTACTGAGCTGACATTAAAGGTATATGGAATCCCTGAAGTCACCATGGCAGGAAGAGCGACGTTCCCGACCGTCGAACAGGCTGTATCTGCGGTCAATGGGATCATGCTTGCAGGAATCCCGATTGCACGAATCGAATTGGTTGATGCAGAATCAATAAAAAAAGTTAATCAATTCATGGACAAAGCCTATGACGTCAGACCTACCTTATTTCTGGAATTTCACGGGAATTTTGCCGGTTTGGAACAGGATGTCCAATTCGCCAAGGAAATAGTAAGTGATTTTGGGTGTGGCGATATCCAGTTCGAAATGGATTCAAAAGCACGGAATGCTTTGTGGGAGGCCCGGCACAATCTCGCGTATGCCTTCATTCATAGTGCTCCGGGCAAGAAACTGATGGTGACCGACGTAAGCGTACCGCTGCATGAATTATCGAATGCCATCTTGGAAACGAGGAAGAAGGTCGAACTTTCCAAAGTGGAGGGAGCGATCGTAGGACATGTAGGTGATGGCAATTATCATGTTTTGTTCATGATTGATCTACAGAACGATGAGGAAGTGAGAGAGGCGAAGCGATTAAATGAAGAAATTGTCGAATATGCTCTATCAAAAGGTGGCACTTGTACGGGTGAACATGGTGTCGGGATTGGGAAATTGAAGTATCAGTCAAGGGAGCACGGAGCAGCTTACCAAGTGATGAAAACGATCAAATATGCACTGGACCCGAAAGGAATTATGAATCCAGGTAAAATTTTCGCAGATTAGAAGAGTACAGGGTGCTAGATGAGCAGTATCTTCCAATAAAGAAATTAGTGAAAGGGCAGACTTGCGGTTCCTATAAGAACGGCAAGTCAACGCCGATTACACGTAATTGAACTACATGAGTGTCCGAAATTTTCGATCTATATCAAGCACATTCGGAAAAAATGCCTGACGTGTAAAATAATCTGCCCGTCCGAGCAGAAAATCCGACCAACATCGGAATAATCCGTCCGAACGAGTTAGTATTTCGCCCCGCATCGGGGATAAACCGGCCTACAGCAAAAAATTCCTGAGATTTCCGATAAAAAAACTCCAGACACGAACCGTGTCTGGAGGCTTCTTTTTTTATATTAAGCGTTAATGTTATTTGGGTTTAAGGCATTTTCAACACTCACATAGTTGTAGCCTAAGTCGTTTGCAACTGCTTCGAACGTGATTTCACCGTTCGCCACATTGACTCCTTTAGCAAGGGCATCATTTTCAAGGATCGCTTTAAGAGCTCCTTTGTTTGCGATTTGAAGGGCGAATGGAACCGTTACGTTCGTTAAAGCGACAGTGGATGTTTGAGGCACTGCTCCTGGCATGTTCGCCACTGCGTAATGGACAACTCCATGTTTTACATAAGTAGGGTTATCATGTGTTGTTATGTGGTCAACCGTTTCAAAGATTCCGCCTTGGTCGATTGCAACATCGACGATCACTGAACCTGGAGACATCGACTTAACCATTTCTTCCGTTACGAGCTTTGGAGCTTTGGCACCTGGAATCAGTACAGCGCCAATCACCAAATCAGCATCCTTGACTGCTTCAGCAATGTTATAAGGATTGGAGATAAGCGTAGTCAGCTCATTTCCGAAAATATCATCCAATTGACGAAGACGGTCGGGGCTTAAGTCAAGAATGGTTACATCTGCGCCTAAACCAATTGCAATCTTAGCTGCGTTCGTCCCAACCATTCCTCCGCCGACAACTGCGACTTTACCGCGTTTCACTCCAGGAACTCCGCTTAATAGGATTCCTTTGCCGCCATTATTCTTTTCAAGGAATTGAGCACCGATTTGTGCAGCCATCCGTCCTGCCACTTCACTCATTGGCGTCAATAACGGAAGTGTGCGGTTTACTGCAACCGTCTCATAAGCAATGGCCAAGACACCGCTTTCTTTTAGGGCCTGTGCAAGGGCCGGTTCGGCTGCAAGATGTAGATATGTGAAGAGAATTAAATCTTTACGGAAATATTTATATTCAGATGAGATAGGTTCTTTTACTTTCATGATCATGTCTGTACTTGACCAAACGCTAGCAGCGTCCTCGACTATTACTGCACCAGCTTCTTGGTATGATTCATTTGTAAAACTGCTTCCTAGACCAGCGTTCATTTCGATTAATACTTCATGTCCCGCATTCACTAATGCTACAACGCCTGCTGGAGTGATAGCTACACGGTTTTCATTGTTTTTAATCTCTTTCGGAATTCCTATTCTCATCTTAATCCCTCCAATAATATGTTTTACTATTTGTAACACAAGTATAGTTGGAAAAAGTAACAGTTAGTATGTGGAAATCAGAAAAATGAAAAAGGTGTATTTGTGAAATTCCACAAACGCAGATTCAATAAACATGGACTTGCTCGTTGTGAGCCCTTCATTCATATCAATAATGTGACATAATATGACAAAGGGGCTTAACTTTTAAGTGTCGATTCTTGAATGCGCTCTAAAATCCGTCTTTTCCTATACAGCATGATACCTGTATCAGCCATATCGGCAATCATGGAGCGATTGGTGATGGCGCCAAAGATCATCCCGGCAATCGGAACGATTTGCAAAAGCTTCTTCCAGCCAAACTGATCACGATATGTATATACGACTTCGCGCCATCCTTGCATCTCGGAGGCGATTTTTCTCTTTGATTCAGACTCAGGCAAATTCATTTTAGACAATTCCTCTAATATGGCCTTTTTTCCAACAACATCCGATGTTGTGAATTGCAGGCATTTGACGATGAAAATCCGTTCTTGACGGTCACGGGGATTGAAGCCATACGAGATGGCGATATCCTGAAGTGTCTTGATCGACATGCCGAGAAGAAGGGGAATATCGATGGCTAAGGTGAAGATTCCGCCTATACCGGTAGTGGCTCCTTGAACCGTTGCCAATTTGCTGCCGGAGTTTTTAATTTCCTGGCTCACGCCATCCATGACATGGAGCGGCAAGCTTGAAACATCATCCAGACCCTTAATGTTCGTTTCGGGACTTTTGGCTTGAAGCTTAGCCAGAATGTGGGTCTCTTTCGTTAAATACTTTCCGCCAGTCTGAATGTAACTGCCGATTTCATCGAGCATGATCCCCAATTTATCCTGAATGAAGTCTGGGGTCAACTTATCCAATAGCTTGAAGGGGAGTCGTCCGATTCGTTCCCAAAACCATAGTCCCTTTTGATCCTTCTCCCATTTTTCGATGTTTCGTAATTCTTTCTCAAGCTCTTCTTTTGTTTCCAGTTTCATAAGACCAACCTTTCCATGCTTCTAGTATCTCCATACCGGGCACGATTTCATGAATTTTTCTTGAAATAATCATCATATTGATCCAGTTTAATATTAAGAAAAAGAGACATTTTTTGAATCGGGTCTTTTAGACGGATGGCCCCCACTTCGGATATTCGCTTTAAACGGTAATTCAATGTATTCACATGAATATGAAGCTTTCTCGATGCCTCGTTTGGGTTACAGTCTTTTTCCAAATAAACGGTAAGTGTTTGCAGCAATTCGGTTTGGTTCTTCCTATCATATGCTGTTAATTTTAAAATGGCTGGATGGGCATGACGCTGTTTATTGCCTGCAAGCGCTTCAATCATTTGGAACATGCCAAGCTCTTCAAAGTGTACGATGAGGTTCATATCATCAGGGAAAATATTCTTCATCCTTAACGTGTATTGTGACTCCTCGTAGCTTGATTTAACATCCAGAAAGTTTTTATACGTATTGCCAGCTGTACCAAGGATATGCTCTACACCGAAGCGCTGTTTCATTTCCAGGATGAAATATGGAATGAAATCATATATGGATGTAGTGAAAAAAGGACTGTTTTCCTCTGTGGCGCCTGCGAAAAGAATGAGCTTGTTTTGGTCAATGGCAAAGAGGGAACTATTTATCTTTTGAGTAGTCGTTAGCATGTATGAAATGTATCGTTCCACTTCACGATTGATCTCTTCAGGAAATTCGAATACCATGATCGAAAAAACAACAGGTACATGAAGCGAAAATTTCGTGAAGTTTTCAATTATTTCTGCTTCTTCTTGATAGTGTCCTGTCAACAGGCGCCATAGGAATTCCTGATGGCCCGCCTCTTTCCGTTTCTTTTTCAGCTGCAATTGCTGTAACTGATTTTTAGCCTCCTTGGCTGCAAATTGGAGAAAGTCCATATCTTCATCGGAGAAAGGCGCATTGACCTCCAGGGCCCAGATGAAACCAAGGACTTCATTATTTTTTCGAATGGAAACCGCAGCCCTATTACCGAGGCCAACATCATTGATGGCCCCGATTTTGATGGGGGCATCCTTTTTCAATAAAGCAGGGATGATGCCATCTTTCCATAAACTGTTGATGACCTTTTCAGGTACCCGTCTTCCGATGATGGTCATTATGCGTGCCTGATCGGTAGTATCATCATGTGTGCTATATGCAAGTAAACGGTGGTTACCGTCTTCGATTGTAATAGGGCAACCTAAAACCGAACTGATTCTATCGGCAAACTCCATCATATCTCCATAAAGGTCTTTAAAAATATCTCTATTTTTTTCGAATTCCTTCATATTTATTTTTGCCCCTCGCTAAAAAAATTCCTTCTCCTTGAATTTTATACGATTTTTATTGAATACGCATGGATTAAATGCATGGGGGGGGTGTACATATAACAGAAAATCCCTTCCGATGGAAACCGGAAGGGATTTTCTGATTTTTTAAAATAGGAAATTGATTAGGTAATAAATCAAACCTGCCAATGTTGCTGAAATGGGAATCGTGATGAACCAAGTGATGATCATTCTTTTTGCCGTTCCCCATTTTACGCCTTTAACCCGATGAGCCGATCCTACTCCAAGAATGGAAGAGGAAATAACATGGGTAGTACTGACGGGCATGTGTATCACGGTCGCGCCGAAAATGATGAAGGCACCGGTTAAATCCGCCGCTACACCATTTACTGGGCGGATCTTCATGATCTTGCCGCCGACGGTTTTGATGATTTTCCATCCACCTACGGAAGTTCCAAGCCCCATCGCTAGCGCACAGGAGAATTGGACCCAGAAGGGGATATCCGAACTTGAAGCATAACCATTCGCAATAAGGGCCATCGTGATGATCCCCATCGCTTTTTGAGCATCATTCGTCCCGTGAGTATACGATTGAAGTGCTGCAGTGGCAATCTGTATAGTACGGAATTTTTGGTTTGTTTTCGTCAAATTATTGTTTTTGAAGACAACTTTAAAGATGCTGTATACGATAAACCCGATTGCAAAAGCAATTAGCGGGGAGAAAATCAAAGCTTGAAGAATTTTTAGGAATCCTTCCCATCTTATGCCGGCAAAACCAGCTGCAGCAATGGCGGCCCCTGCAATCGAGCCGATCAGTGCGTGGGAGGAACTGCTTGGTATTCCGTAGTACCAAGTGAGTAGGTTCCAAAAAATCGCAGCCAGCAAAGCGGCCAGGATCACATAAGAACCATTAGGAAGCGTGAATGGATCCACGATATCCTTTGTAATGGTCTTCGCCACGCCAGTAAATGTCATGGCTCCGACGAAGTTCAT
Coding sequences within:
- the proC gene encoding pyrroline-5-carboxylate reductase; protein product: MNEKIGFIGCGKMGEAMLEGMLLAEVVSPDRIMVSTASLESMTKITTKHKVKGTIDNEEVAAFADILFLGIQPAMHKQVLEQVKGHVKGSTVIITMAAGINISLIENSFEGKVKVVRTMPNTPSLVGEGLTAISINDEITDDDIANVTALLNSFGKTEILHENLMDAVPAISGSSPAYVYMFIEALADGGVRDGIPRKQAYRMAAQAVMGAAKMVLETERHPAALKDDVCTPGGSTIAAVAALEEAQLRSGILQAMKACTDKAKGIGK
- a CDS encoding FAD-linked oxidase C-terminal domain-containing protein encodes the protein MNQYIEDLRNILTDEQVTVNETLLEQHSHDESYHTPHLPDAVIYPKDTAEVRAVMRYANDHDIPVIPFGLGSSLEGHVVPVKGGISLDMTLMNQVLEIRENDFLVKVQPGVTRTHLNKELKKYGLFFSVDPGADATLGGMAATNASGTTSVKYGIMRDQVRDLEVVLANGEVIHTGSLATKSSSGIHLNGLFVGSEGTLGVFTELTLKVYGIPEVTMAGRATFPTVEQAVSAVNGIMLAGIPIARIELVDAESIKKVNQFMDKAYDVRPTLFLEFHGNFAGLEQDVQFAKEIVSDFGCGDIQFEMDSKARNALWEARHNLAYAFIHSAPGKKLMVTDVSVPLHELSNAILETRKKVELSKVEGAIVGHVGDGNYHVLFMIDLQNDEEVREAKRLNEEIVEYALSKGGTCTGEHGVGIGKLKYQSREHGAAYQVMKTIKYALDPKGIMNPGKIFAD
- the ald gene encoding alanine dehydrogenase, whose product is MRIGIPKEIKNNENRVAITPAGVVALVNAGHEVLIEMNAGLGSSFTNESYQEAGAVIVEDAASVWSSTDMIMKVKEPISSEYKYFRKDLILFTYLHLAAEPALAQALKESGVLAIAYETVAVNRTLPLLTPMSEVAGRMAAQIGAQFLEKNNGGKGILLSGVPGVKRGKVAVVGGGMVGTNAAKIAIGLGADVTILDLSPDRLRQLDDIFGNELTTLISNPYNIAEAVKDADLVIGAVLIPGAKAPKLVTEEMVKSMSPGSVIVDVAIDQGGIFETVDHITTHDNPTYVKHGVVHYAVANMPGAVPQTSTVALTNVTVPFALQIANKGALKAILENDALAKGVNVANGEITFEAVANDLGYNYVSVENALNPNNINA
- a CDS encoding EcsC family protein, whose translation is MKLETKEELEKELRNIEKWEKDQKGLWFWERIGRLPFKLLDKLTPDFIQDKLGIMLDEIGSYIQTGGKYLTKETHILAKLQAKSPETNIKGLDDVSSLPLHVMDGVSQEIKNSGSKLATVQGATTGIGGIFTLAIDIPLLLGMSIKTLQDIAISYGFNPRDRQERIFIVKCLQFTTSDVVGKKAILEELSKMNLPESESKRKIASEMQGWREVVYTYRDQFGWKKLLQIVPIAGMIFGAITNRSMIADMADTGIMLYRKRRILERIQESTLKS
- a CDS encoding helix-turn-helix domain-containing protein, whose product is MKEFEKNRDIFKDLYGDMMEFADRISSVLGCPITIEDGNHRLLAYSTHDDTTDQARIMTIIGRRVPEKVINSLWKDGIIPALLKKDAPIKIGAINDVGLGNRAAVSIRKNNEVLGFIWALEVNAPFSDEDMDFLQFAAKEAKNQLQQLQLKKKRKEAGHQEFLWRLLTGHYQEEAEIIENFTKFSLHVPVVFSIMVFEFPEEINREVERYISYMLTTTQKINSSLFAIDQNKLILFAGATEENSPFFTTSIYDFIPYFILEMKQRFGVEHILGTAGNTYKNFLDVKSSYEESQYTLRMKNIFPDDMNLIVHFEELGMFQMIEALAGNKQRHAHPAILKLTAYDRKNQTELLQTLTVYLEKDCNPNEASRKLHIHVNTLNYRLKRISEVGAIRLKDPIQKMSLFLNIKLDQYDDYFKKNS
- a CDS encoding inorganic phosphate transporter yields the protein MDTLLILTILIVFFALAFDFINGFHDTANAIATAVSTKAMKPRHAIIMAAIMNFVGAMTFTGVAKTITKDIVDPFTLPNGSYVILAALLAAIFWNLLTWYYGIPSSSSHALIGSIAGAAIAAAGFAGIRWEGFLKILQALIFSPLIAFAIGFIVYSIFKVVFKNNNLTKTNQKFRTIQIATAALQSYTHGTNDAQKAMGIITMALIANGYASSSDIPFWVQFSCALAMGLGTSVGGWKIIKTVGGKIMKIRPVNGVAADLTGAFIIFGATVIHMPVSTTHVISSSILGVGSAHRVKGVKWGTAKRMIITWFITIPISATLAGLIYYLINFLF